The sequence ATACCGACGGCAATCAGGAATTTATCGGCGAAGACAGCATCAAACACACTTCCAAAAATGAAGAGGTCTCCATCAACACCGGAACTGCTTTTGACTTGGTTGCCTCCACTCGTGTGAAAGAACAGACACAAATTTCCAAAAAAGTTTCCGAACGCCTTATCCAAATCACCTTAAGGAATAATTCGGAAGCTAAAAAAACCATCAAAGTAACTCACCAGCTCTCCTCCAATACCAGCATTGTGGAAGCAGATTATAAATACACTAAAGATGATAACGATAAAGTCACTTTCAGCTTTGATATCGCTCCCGATAAAGAAGTGGTGTGGACATTTAGAGAACGCAGCGAGTATTAAAACAAACGGAGTTTTATTATGCGCGAAAGAATTTTTTCCAACATCGTAGGAATCCAAAGGGAAATGCTTAAACTGATCGGTGAGGTATCTGCCTTAACTGACAGCCCGTTGGCTATTGAAGACGCCATAGATGATGTTTGGCACCCCAAATGCGATGTCTTTCAAACCGATTCCAGCTGGGTAGTCATTGCCGAATTGGCTGGCATGGAAAAAGAAGAAATCAACATCTCCATTTCTCCGGAATACATTAGAATCAGCGGAACCAGAAGCTTTCCTAATTGCAATTCTATCCTCTGCTACTATAATATGGAAATTGAAACGGGCAGATTTGACCGCAAAATTTACTTTCCCGAAATCAGCATCGATAAGGAGAATCCCAAAATCAGCTACATCAACGGTATTTTGAGAATCGCTTTTAACCTGGCGCCAGTGGTGGAAAGAATCATCCCCGTTCAGTAACTGCATATCTTCTTGCCCCTCACTGCCTTACTGCTGGTTACCTGCTTTTTCCTCTTACGCCTCTCCTCTTCCTCCCGTCCTCAACTCATCGTTAAGGAGGAGAGGAGGAGGTGTGGATGAGGACAAAACGATGAGTGGCTTGCAAGGGGGGGCTCGTTTGCTTTTGACTCTAAACCGATCCTTTCGTTCAGGCCTCGTTTGCTTTTGACTCTAAACCGATCCTTTTTGTATTGAAACGAGATTTGTATAGCAACAGTATTTTTTTCCTTTGCCTTTTACTATCAAAGCTGAAGCATCTCTCGTTTGCTTTTGACTCTAAACCGATTCTTTCGAACACTGAAACGAGATTTACAGAGCAACAGTATATTTTTTTCCTTTGCCTTATACTATCAAAGCTGAAGCATCTCTCGTTTGCTTTTGACTTTAAACCGATCCTTTCGAACACTGAAACGAGATTTACAAAGCAACAAAATATTTTGTTCCCTGCCTTTTACTGTTAAAGCTGAAGCTCGGTTTAGAGTTAAAAACAAACTTCTTTTTCCAATGGTAGATGCTTTTTTGTTCTTATTTTACAGCAAAAGTCGTTCTTGCTTTAACTCTCAATTTTGAAGTTGGGAGAATGTTTATAATGCGGTTGCCAGAAACATAATGAGTGGAAACTGCTAATTGGGCTGTCAGTGGCAAAATTGAAAGTCAAAACAAGCATTGTGTTACAGAGAAGTCGTTCTTATTTTAACTCTCAATTTTGAAGT is a genomic window of Candidatus Cloacimonas sp. containing:
- a CDS encoding Hsp20/alpha crystallin family protein; this encodes MRERIFSNIVGIQREMLKLIGEVSALTDSPLAIEDAIDDVWHPKCDVFQTDSSWVVIAELAGMEKEEINISISPEYIRISGTRSFPNCNSILCYYNMEIETGRFDRKIYFPEISIDKENPKISYINGILRIAFNLAPVVERIIPVQ